In the genome of Bryobacteraceae bacterium, one region contains:
- the hemW gene encoding radical SAM family heme chaperone HemW gives MSGVYISYPFCTQKCTYCNFASGVLPPETERTYLAALSSEIAAHRWHWTPETIYLGGGTPSRLAADDLAGILNALPGRPWSEATIEVAPGTIHPDLAAAWRNAGINRVSLGVQSFVARELRQTGRRHDAATVAAEIDILRAAGIGNINIDLIAGLPWQTAESWRESLDWIRRLDPPHVSVYILEVDEDSRLGNELLVLGSRYGAAQVPDEEMTAELYETAVDALAGDGTHRYEISNFAKPGRESRHNLKYWRREPYVGFGVDAHSFDGRVRRANCDSTAGYIDRIHREGTACVEEAPANDEERFFVGLRLSGGVDVTPGERARHAAAIDRFVQAGLLEFHGAQLRLTDRGVLVSNEVLAEFVGG, from the coding sequence GTGTCCGGCGTCTACATTTCATACCCCTTCTGCACGCAGAAGTGCACTTACTGTAACTTCGCTTCCGGCGTGCTCCCCCCCGAAACCGAACGCACCTATCTCGCCGCCCTTTCCTCCGAAATCGCCGCGCACCGCTGGCATTGGACGCCGGAAACCATCTACCTCGGCGGCGGCACGCCCAGCCGCCTCGCCGCGGACGATCTCGCGGGCATCCTGAACGCGCTCCCCGGCCGGCCCTGGAGCGAGGCCACCATCGAAGTCGCCCCCGGCACAATCCACCCTGATTTGGCCGCCGCCTGGCGCAACGCCGGTATCAATCGCGTCAGCCTCGGCGTCCAGTCCTTCGTCGCCCGGGAACTCCGCCAAACCGGCCGGCGGCATGACGCCGCAACAGTTGCCGCCGAGATCGACATCCTCCGCGCCGCCGGCATCGGCAACATCAACATCGATCTGATTGCCGGGCTCCCCTGGCAAACGGCCGAATCCTGGCGCGAGTCGCTCGATTGGATCCGCCGCCTGGATCCTCCCCACGTCTCCGTCTACATCCTCGAGGTCGACGAAGACAGCCGCCTCGGAAATGAACTGCTTGTGCTCGGCTCCCGGTACGGCGCGGCACAGGTTCCGGACGAGGAAATGACCGCCGAACTCTACGAAACCGCCGTCGACGCCCTCGCCGGCGATGGGACCCACCGCTACGAAATCTCGAACTTCGCTAAGCCAGGCCGCGAGTCGCGCCACAACCTGAAGTACTGGCGACGGGAGCCCTACGTCGGCTTCGGCGTCGACGCGCACTCCTTCGACGGGCGCGTGCGCCGCGCCAACTGCGATTCGACGGCCGGCTACATCGATCGCATCCACCGCGAAGGCACAGCCTGCGTCGAAGAGGCGCCAGCCAACGACGAAGAGCGATTCTTCGTGGGCCTCCGCCTCTCGGGCGGCGTCGACGTCACACCCGGAGAACGCGCCCGCCACGCCGCCGCCATTGACCGCTTTGTCCAGGCCGGGTTGCTGGAATTCCATGGCGCGCAACTGCGGCTCACCGATCGCGGAGTTCTAGTGTCGAACGAAGTCCTCGCCGAGTTCGTCGGCGGCTAA
- a CDS encoding ankyrin repeat domain-containing protein, whose amino-acid sequence MRYALLGILASVPAWCGGLLLDAARGDDAAAVKVLIRGGADANEAGEDGTTALAWAANRCNAAIAGTLLAAGADPDRTSEMGIGPLWLSITNGCEGMPATLLAAGANPNVARENGESPLMVAARLGQVAVMEALIARGADVNARDKKFGQTALMWAARKPAAVRLLLAHGADAKALTSEWEVKYTVYAPTTVTLGKTGIPWNTDGAFVGRAGGRSALFFAVQAHERESARMLIEAAADVNAADAGGTTPLLAALYNWDPPEVTFIPGKGAPAPAGSSQRFRPDLAMAELLIERGAKPGGADAAGYTALHGAALAVADAALGPEFRRGGAYGNKAALLSMGRAASEASELPAALGIVEKLLAAGADPNRQTVFPTPGPAGDVRINPAPPGSSAYHIAAASRSLELVRMLSASGADSNLLRKDGHTPFSVAVMAGDVEVAKYMLEHGADLEKIYDPTEKIPDPVEPITVTRQKQTIMHIAALSGSPAMVTFLRSKGARMDLRNSAGETPLDLADHQERYREAIMKQAAEGDAEKVAKVVRPTEMTAAFRAAIGR is encoded by the coding sequence ATGCGGTACGCGCTGCTTGGGATTTTGGCGTCAGTGCCGGCGTGGTGCGGCGGGCTGCTGCTCGATGCGGCGCGCGGGGACGACGCGGCGGCGGTGAAGGTGTTAATTCGCGGCGGGGCCGATGCGAACGAAGCTGGTGAAGACGGCACCACCGCACTGGCGTGGGCGGCGAACCGCTGCAACGCTGCGATTGCCGGAACGCTGCTGGCTGCCGGCGCCGATCCGGACCGGACGAGCGAGATGGGGATTGGTCCGCTGTGGCTTTCCATCACGAATGGGTGCGAGGGGATGCCTGCGACGCTGCTGGCGGCGGGTGCGAATCCGAATGTGGCTCGCGAGAACGGCGAGAGCCCGCTGATGGTGGCGGCACGACTGGGGCAGGTGGCCGTGATGGAGGCGTTGATCGCGCGAGGGGCGGACGTCAACGCCCGGGACAAGAAGTTCGGTCAGACGGCGTTGATGTGGGCGGCGCGGAAGCCGGCCGCGGTGAGACTACTGCTGGCGCATGGGGCGGATGCGAAGGCGCTTACGAGCGAATGGGAGGTGAAGTACACCGTCTATGCGCCGACGACGGTGACGCTCGGCAAGACCGGGATTCCGTGGAACACGGACGGTGCGTTCGTGGGCCGAGCGGGTGGAAGGAGTGCGCTGTTCTTCGCGGTGCAGGCGCACGAGCGGGAGTCCGCGAGGATGTTGATCGAGGCTGCGGCGGACGTGAACGCCGCCGATGCCGGCGGAACGACTCCGCTGCTCGCCGCGCTGTATAACTGGGATCCTCCGGAAGTTACCTTCATTCCGGGCAAGGGGGCGCCGGCCCCGGCCGGGAGTTCGCAGCGGTTTCGCCCGGATCTGGCGATGGCGGAGTTGTTGATCGAACGGGGCGCGAAGCCTGGAGGAGCGGACGCGGCTGGATACACGGCGCTGCACGGGGCGGCGTTGGCGGTGGCGGACGCGGCGCTCGGTCCGGAATTCCGCCGGGGCGGGGCATACGGAAACAAAGCGGCGCTGCTTTCGATGGGGCGCGCGGCGAGCGAAGCAAGCGAACTGCCGGCGGCGCTTGGCATCGTGGAAAAATTGCTGGCGGCGGGAGCCGATCCAAACCGGCAGACGGTCTTTCCGACGCCAGGGCCGGCCGGGGATGTGCGGATCAATCCGGCTCCTCCGGGGTCGTCGGCGTATCACATCGCGGCGGCGTCGCGGAGCTTGGAGTTGGTAAGGATGCTCTCGGCTAGCGGAGCCGATTCGAATTTGCTTCGCAAGGACGGGCACACGCCGTTCTCCGTGGCAGTGATGGCCGGGGACGTGGAAGTGGCGAAGTACATGCTGGAGCACGGTGCGGATCTCGAGAAGATATACGATCCGACCGAGAAGATCCCGGATCCGGTGGAGCCAATCACGGTGACGCGGCAGAAGCAGACGATCATGCATATCGCGGCGCTGAGCGGGTCGCCGGCGATGGTGACGTTTCTTCGCTCGAAGGGGGCAAGGATGGATCTGCGGAATTCGGCAGGGGAGACGCCGCTCGACCTGGCGGATCACCAGGAGCGGTACCGCGAGGCGATTATGAAGCAGGCAGCGGAAGGGGACGCGGAGAAGGTTGCGAAGGTCGTGCGGCCCACCGAGATGACCGCAGCGTTTCGCGCGGCGATAGGGCGTTAG
- a CDS encoding amidohydrolase yields MLRSCVMGMAAAAALWAQSADLVVHSAKVVTVDAGFRVAQAFAVRGDRVVAVGTNAAMLRMAGPKTERVDAGGRVVLPGLADTHVHAGSAALYEFDHTVPDMETVEDVLHYVGERAKVVPEGAWIRVSQVFITRLRDQRFPTRAELDRVAPKHPVYFSTGPDASLNSLALQLSGIGDDFQVTDGRPCRLERDSAGKLTGIIRSCGRFVKYKPSVNTPSAEDRRARLKLLLADYNAIGITSIADRDTDDGEVEVYRQLYERGELSCRVFMNLSVDAQEPLEVIEARLKKAAADPLHAYNNRLWLRGIKMYLDGGMLTGSAFMIEPWGVSKVYSIEDPNYKGMRYIPAEKLYPIVRAAMRLNLQPTAHSVGDGAVRALVEAYERVDANDFKVRSQRPCVTHSNFMTPEAIDTMKRIGAVADLQPAWLWLDGATLKKQFGDARLSYFQPYKTLFEKGVPVGGGSDHMQKIGSMRSINPYNPFLGMWITLTRRPRWMEGALHPEQIITREQAIRFYTMNNAFLTFEEKEKGSIEKGKLADFIVLDRDILTCPVDDIKDTRVLGTYVGGRQVYSAESFRKKATPAVK; encoded by the coding sequence ATGCTGAGATCGTGTGTGATGGGAATGGCGGCCGCTGCCGCTCTTTGGGCGCAATCGGCGGACCTGGTGGTGCACAGTGCGAAGGTGGTTACGGTGGACGCGGGCTTTCGGGTCGCGCAGGCGTTCGCGGTGCGCGGGGACCGAGTGGTCGCGGTGGGCACGAACGCGGCCATGCTGCGAATGGCAGGTCCGAAGACGGAGCGCGTGGATGCCGGGGGTCGCGTGGTGCTGCCGGGGCTGGCCGATACGCATGTCCACGCTGGCTCGGCGGCGCTCTATGAGTTTGACCATACGGTGCCGGACATGGAGACGGTTGAGGATGTGCTGCACTATGTCGGCGAGCGGGCGAAAGTGGTTCCGGAGGGGGCGTGGATTCGTGTGTCGCAGGTGTTCATCACGAGGCTGCGCGACCAGCGATTTCCGACTCGGGCGGAGTTGGATCGAGTGGCGCCGAAACACCCGGTGTATTTCAGCACGGGGCCCGACGCTTCGCTCAACTCGCTGGCGTTGCAACTCAGCGGCATCGGCGACGATTTTCAGGTGACCGACGGGAGGCCGTGCCGCCTTGAGCGGGACTCCGCCGGCAAATTGACGGGGATTATCCGAAGCTGCGGGCGATTCGTGAAATACAAGCCTTCGGTGAACACGCCGAGTGCGGAGGACCGGCGGGCGCGGCTGAAGCTACTGCTGGCCGATTACAACGCGATCGGGATCACGTCGATCGCGGATCGCGATACGGACGACGGCGAAGTGGAGGTGTATCGGCAGTTGTACGAGCGTGGCGAGTTGTCGTGCCGGGTGTTCATGAACCTCAGCGTGGATGCGCAGGAGCCGCTGGAGGTGATCGAAGCGCGGCTGAAGAAAGCGGCTGCCGATCCGCTGCATGCCTATAACAATCGGCTGTGGCTGCGGGGGATCAAGATGTATCTGGATGGCGGGATGCTGACGGGGAGCGCGTTCATGATCGAGCCTTGGGGGGTAAGCAAGGTCTACTCGATCGAGGATCCGAATTACAAGGGCATGCGGTACATTCCGGCCGAAAAGCTGTACCCGATCGTGCGGGCGGCGATGCGGCTCAACCTGCAGCCGACGGCGCACTCGGTGGGCGATGGGGCGGTGCGGGCGCTGGTGGAGGCTTATGAGCGCGTGGACGCGAACGACTTCAAAGTGCGGTCGCAGCGGCCGTGCGTGACGCATTCGAACTTCATGACGCCGGAGGCGATCGATACCATGAAGCGGATCGGAGCGGTAGCCGACTTGCAGCCGGCGTGGTTGTGGCTGGATGGAGCGACGCTGAAGAAGCAGTTCGGCGACGCGCGGCTTTCGTATTTTCAGCCCTACAAGACGCTTTTTGAGAAGGGCGTGCCGGTGGGGGGCGGGTCCGATCACATGCAGAAGATCGGGAGCATGCGGTCCATCAATCCGTACAATCCGTTTCTCGGCATGTGGATCACGCTGACGCGGAGGCCGCGGTGGATGGAAGGCGCGCTGCATCCGGAGCAGATCATTACGCGGGAGCAGGCGATCCGGTTCTACACGATGAACAACGCATTCCTCACATTCGAGGAGAAGGAAAAAGGGTCAATCGAAAAGGGCAAGCTGGCGGACTTCATCGTGTTGGACCGCGACATTCTCACGTGTCCGGTGGACGATATCAAAGATACGCGCGTGCTGGGCACTTATGTCGGCGGCCGGCAGGTCTATTCGGCGGAGAGCTTCCGGAAGAAAGCAACTCCAGCGGTGAAGTAA
- the cyaY gene encoding iron donor protein CyaY: MDDALFHKRADAALEDLFDALNVAADDHGFEADFNTGALTIEFDDPPAKFVVSPNSPVSQIWISANVRSYKLSWDEGAGVFSLEGRPLRQVVAAAITEHLGESVHL, translated from the coding sequence ATGGACGACGCCCTCTTTCACAAACGCGCCGACGCCGCGCTCGAAGACCTGTTCGACGCCCTCAATGTCGCCGCCGACGACCATGGCTTCGAAGCCGACTTCAACACCGGCGCCCTCACAATCGAGTTCGACGATCCTCCCGCCAAGTTCGTCGTGTCACCCAACTCACCCGTGAGCCAAATTTGGATCTCCGCCAACGTCAGGAGCTACAAGCTCTCCTGGGACGAAGGCGCCGGCGTGTTCTCGCTCGAAGGCCGCCCGCTGCGTCAGGTCGTCGCCGCCGCCATCACCGAACACCTTGGCGAATCCGTGCACCTTTAG
- a CDS encoding DUF1552 domain-containing protein gives MPRRTVLRGAGTALALPLLDAMIPAARAEKDTAAPVRRLGFIMYPLGVDEDRWRPKGEGASYESSEALQPLAPHRGKFVVISGLSSDPDRSKPGFHDRALSSFMTGVEMTKGRVQVGISVDQLAAQTLGKQTQFASLELAAEKTNLGAGHIGPVFKSATVALPFEHNPRRVFERLFGESGKIDPKATAAREASDRSSLDAVTERIAELKKQLGAGDRQKLEEYVESIRDVERRIDVAMRKPPVDLPETERPAGAADSWVENVRVLFDLQALALQADLTRVWTFLYGREATSMSFPHLGITMGHHEISHHNFEKEKLDALAKINVDQSRLFAHFLSRLDGLKEGGGTLLDHSLILYGSNLSVPTSHSQRDLPIIVAGGAAGRVKGGRYLKFAGDETPLTNLYLTMLDKAGIPTEKFGDSTGPLNRLEV, from the coding sequence TTGCCGAGAAGAACGGTTTTGCGTGGAGCGGGCACGGCGTTGGCGCTCCCGCTGCTGGATGCGATGATTCCCGCTGCGCGCGCGGAGAAAGATACGGCGGCGCCGGTGCGACGGCTGGGGTTCATCATGTACCCGCTGGGCGTAGACGAGGACCGGTGGCGTCCGAAGGGGGAAGGCGCGAGCTACGAGTCCTCCGAAGCGCTACAGCCCCTGGCGCCGCATCGCGGCAAGTTCGTGGTGATCAGCGGGCTTTCTTCGGATCCGGATCGCTCCAAGCCGGGGTTTCACGACCGAGCGTTGTCGTCGTTCATGACGGGCGTGGAGATGACTAAGGGCCGGGTGCAGGTGGGGATCTCAGTGGATCAACTCGCCGCGCAGACGCTGGGGAAGCAGACGCAGTTCGCATCGTTGGAACTGGCGGCGGAGAAGACCAATCTCGGGGCGGGGCATATCGGACCGGTGTTCAAGAGCGCGACGGTTGCGCTGCCTTTCGAACACAATCCGCGGAGAGTTTTCGAACGGTTGTTTGGGGAAAGCGGGAAGATCGACCCGAAGGCGACGGCGGCGCGGGAGGCTTCCGACCGGAGCAGTCTGGACGCGGTTACGGAACGGATCGCGGAGTTGAAGAAACAGTTGGGCGCGGGGGATAGGCAGAAGCTCGAGGAGTATGTGGAATCGATTCGGGACGTGGAGCGGCGGATTGATGTGGCGATGCGGAAGCCGCCGGTGGACCTGCCGGAGACCGAGCGGCCCGCGGGCGCGGCCGATTCGTGGGTGGAGAACGTCAGGGTGCTGTTTGACCTGCAGGCGCTGGCGCTGCAGGCGGATCTGACCCGCGTGTGGACCTTCCTCTACGGGCGCGAGGCGACATCGATGTCGTTCCCGCACCTGGGGATCACGATGGGGCACCACGAGATCTCGCATCACAACTTCGAGAAGGAAAAGCTGGACGCGCTGGCGAAGATCAATGTAGACCAGTCGCGTTTGTTTGCTCACTTCCTTTCGCGGCTGGATGGGCTGAAGGAAGGCGGGGGGACGCTGCTCGATCATTCGTTGATTCTGTACGGGAGCAATTTGAGCGTGCCGACGTCGCACAGCCAGCGCGACCTGCCCATCATTGTGGCGGGCGGGGCGGCGGGGCGAGTGAAAGGTGGGCGGTACCTGAAGTTCGCCGGCGACGAGACACCGCTGACGAACCTGTACCTCACCATGTTGGACAAGGCTGGGATTCCGACGGAGAAGTTTGGCGATAGCACGGGTCCGTTGAATCGCCTGGAGGTTTGA
- a CDS encoding DUF1592 domain-containing protein, with protein MRWILAAVLCFPALAAESAPRNRLVGQYCLGCHAKGSKTGLALEGVDAGDAAARPDIWEKVARKLEAGEMPPVGVPRPGGAVLRGFADGLVRDLDDAARRAPFAGRTVIRRLNRTEYANAIRDLLAVELPLAAELPEDGIAAGFDNIADALSMSPLLLERYLKVARRVSELATGTAEASTVTEIYPATETQAVWQNGMPFGTRGGIRVRHYFPVDGEYDLRAFLDKESLTPTEGVRFFRTRVRVEAGAHTVIVTFPDEFAAREGPVSDVSGPGGKALGGVLDLLGTAVRPTIDFRMDGRRVKLFEIAGMTAGEAAFDGQPGPPTLARIEITGPVAAAGVSETESQRRIFVCRERSTACASRILTGIARRAFRRDVTSTDVRPYVATYESAAAKAGFEQAIAVAVRDILLAPDFLFRLEFDGPGGGAAHSVSAFELASRLSFFLWSTIPDDGLLDRAAKDDLLKPGALAAEVRRMLADPRSEALADNFAAQWLGLRTLEEAKPDRASFPEFDSALEAAFRRETELFIRSVMRENRPAADLLGANYTYLNDRLARHYGVPGVVGAGFRRVTLPAESHRGGLLAQGSVLMLTSHSTRTSPVLRGKWLLDNLLNSPPPPPPANVPALDESPSDGRKLTTREQMERHRKNPVCAGCHLRIDALGFALENYDVIGRWRTDEGGSAIDTTGQLPGGRVLRGPDGLRELMLEDGRFTRGMVERLMTYALGRQMDARDQPAVREVLRTTKPGGYRFQDVVAAVASSVPFRMKQAGP; from the coding sequence ATGCGTTGGATTCTGGCGGCGGTTCTCTGTTTTCCGGCGTTGGCGGCGGAGTCCGCACCGCGCAACCGGTTGGTGGGCCAGTACTGCCTGGGGTGCCATGCAAAGGGCTCGAAGACAGGCCTGGCGCTGGAGGGCGTGGATGCCGGCGACGCGGCTGCGCGTCCGGATATCTGGGAGAAGGTGGCGCGGAAGCTCGAAGCGGGCGAGATGCCGCCAGTGGGCGTGCCGAGGCCGGGCGGGGCTGTGCTTCGGGGGTTCGCGGATGGCTTGGTGCGCGACTTGGATGACGCGGCGCGGCGCGCGCCATTCGCCGGTCGCACGGTAATCCGGCGGCTGAACCGCACAGAATATGCCAACGCCATTCGCGATCTGCTTGCGGTGGAATTGCCGCTGGCGGCGGAACTGCCCGAGGATGGGATCGCGGCGGGCTTTGACAACATCGCCGACGCGCTTTCGATGTCGCCGCTATTGCTGGAGCGGTACTTGAAGGTGGCGCGGCGAGTGAGTGAGCTGGCCACGGGAACGGCCGAGGCATCCACCGTCACCGAGATCTATCCGGCCACTGAGACCCAAGCGGTGTGGCAGAACGGGATGCCGTTCGGGACGCGCGGCGGGATCCGGGTGCGGCACTACTTCCCTGTGGATGGCGAGTACGATTTGCGCGCGTTTCTGGACAAGGAGAGCTTGACTCCGACCGAAGGCGTCCGGTTCTTCCGGACCCGCGTGCGGGTGGAGGCCGGGGCGCACACGGTGATCGTGACGTTTCCCGATGAGTTCGCCGCGCGGGAAGGGCCGGTGAGCGACGTTTCGGGGCCGGGTGGGAAGGCGCTGGGCGGAGTGCTGGATCTGCTGGGGACGGCGGTTCGGCCGACGATCGATTTTCGGATGGATGGGCGACGCGTGAAACTGTTCGAGATCGCAGGAATGACCGCTGGAGAGGCGGCGTTCGACGGGCAGCCCGGGCCGCCGACGCTGGCGCGCATCGAGATCACCGGACCGGTTGCGGCGGCGGGAGTGAGCGAGACCGAAAGCCAACGGCGGATCTTCGTCTGCCGGGAGCGGAGCACGGCCTGCGCATCGCGAATCCTGACGGGCATCGCGCGCCGGGCGTTCCGGCGCGATGTGACGTCGACCGATGTCCGGCCTTATGTGGCGACGTATGAGTCCGCGGCCGCGAAGGCAGGGTTCGAGCAGGCGATTGCCGTGGCCGTTCGGGACATCCTGCTGGCGCCGGATTTTCTTTTCCGGTTGGAGTTCGATGGGCCGGGCGGGGGCGCGGCACATTCAGTGTCGGCGTTCGAATTGGCGTCGCGCCTGTCGTTCTTCCTGTGGAGCACGATTCCGGACGATGGGCTGCTTGACCGCGCGGCGAAGGACGACTTGTTGAAGCCCGGTGCGCTGGCGGCGGAGGTTCGGCGCATGCTGGCCGATCCCCGATCGGAAGCGTTGGCGGACAATTTCGCGGCGCAGTGGCTGGGATTGCGCACCCTTGAAGAGGCCAAGCCGGACCGGGCGAGTTTTCCGGAGTTCGACTCGGCGCTCGAGGCTGCATTCCGCCGGGAAACGGAGCTGTTCATCCGTAGCGTGATGCGCGAGAACCGGCCGGCGGCCGATCTGCTGGGAGCGAATTACACGTATCTGAACGACCGGCTGGCGCGGCACTACGGAGTGCCGGGCGTTGTGGGCGCGGGATTTCGGCGCGTGACACTGCCCGCGGAGTCCCACCGCGGCGGATTGCTAGCGCAAGGGAGCGTACTGATGCTGACTTCGCACTCGACGCGGACGTCGCCGGTACTGCGCGGTAAGTGGCTTCTCGACAACTTACTCAATTCGCCACCGCCTCCTCCTCCGGCGAATGTTCCGGCGTTAGATGAGAGTCCCTCGGACGGGCGCAAGCTGACGACGCGCGAGCAGATGGAACGGCACCGGAAGAATCCGGTGTGCGCAGGCTGCCATTTGCGGATCGACGCGCTTGGGTTCGCGCTGGAGAACTACGACGTGATCGGACGTTGGCGGACGGATGAAGGCGGCAGCGCGATCGACACGACGGGCCAACTGCCGGGCGGGCGGGTGCTACGAGGTCCGGACGGGCTGCGGGAGCTGATGCTGGAAGATGGCCGTTTCACGAGGGGGATGGTGGAACGGCTGATGACTTACGCGCTCGGGCGGCAAATGGATGCCCGGGACCAGCCGGCGGTGCGGGAAGTGTTGCGGACGACAAAGCCGGGCGGCTACCGGTTTCAGGACGTGGTTGCCGCGGTGGCGAGCAGTGTTCCTTTTCGAATGAAGCAGGCAGGGCCATGA